A segment of the Leclercia adecarboxylata genome:
GCAGTGACATCGCGGTGATGTTTTCCAGCGGACGTTGCACCACCCGCGCCTTGAGCCCTGCCCGCCCGGCGGCGCGCGGAAAGCTCTCAATCGTCAGGGTGTGGGCTTCCAGCGGCAGACCGGTGGTCAGGACGTTGCGGCTGGTGGCAATGTTATGCAGTTTACAGACGATCATCAGCGCATCCAGCAGCGGATCGTCATGGCTTTGCCGCGGATCCTGTCTGCCCTGCGCCTGCGGGGTCATCTCGATGCGATCGGGGGAGTCAATGTCAGGCGTCATTCTCTGCCTCAGTGTTCTGCAGACGTCTGCCGCAGGTAAAAAAAAGAGGGTTATTACCGGTCGTTGTGTCGGCAATAACCCCGTCAGCCTTTAAGGGCGGCTTATTTTAATTCAGGCAGCTCCGTCTGTGAACGCTGTGCCTGATCGAGCGGTTGCGCTGCCGACGGCGCCTGAATGTTCAGGCTCTTAAGCAGTTCGCCGGTTCGGGCGTTGATGCGGTAGGTGGTAAACATGTCCACAAACTGCAGCTCGACGTAACGGCGCTGGGCGCTGAACACTTCGTTTTCGCTGTCCAGCATATCGAGCAAGGTACGGTCGCCCAGGCTGAACTGCTCCTGATAGGCGCTCCGCACCTTCACGCTGCGATCGGCATAGTCTTTGGCGATAGGCACCTGTTGCCTGGCGTTTTTCAGGGCGTTCCAGGCCAGACGCAGCTCTTCGTTCAGCTGACGCTGGGCGTTATTTTTCACATCCTGCGCCTCTTTCATTTTGTAGGCGTAAGAGGTGAGCGTGGCCTGGTCGCTGCCGCCGTTGTACAGGTTGTAGCGCATACGCAGCATCGCCTGCCACTCCTGGCTGTGCCCGCGGGTGCCATCGATGTTGTTATCCATGGTACGACCGACTTCAACATTCACATCCGGGTAGAAGCGCGATTTTGCCGCCTCGTACTGCTGGCGGGTCGCTTCCACATCGGCATCGGCCTGCTTCAGCAGCGGGTTATTTTCCAGCATCACCGAACGCGCGGCGTCCAGCGAGGCAGGAACCACGATTTTAGTGGGCATCACCAGCGTATCAGGCTCTTTGCCGGTAATGCTCTGGTAGTTGGCACGGGAGTCTTCGAGGTTAGTTTGCTCGGTCAGCAGGTTGTTGCGCGCCTGCGCCAGGCGTGCTTCCGCTTGATCGAAGTCTGCCTGACG
Coding sequences within it:
- a CDS encoding TolC family outer membrane protein, coding for MKQYSQIVMGAALVLSATQSQATTLEQAVKDSLLWHPEVNASVNSRYSADQDLRAAKGGYLPTLDLTAGTGWEQTDNASTRAAGDHLRDLHRSESAINLRQNVFNGFATTSEVGRQKATVNSRAWTVLNTSESTALQAIQSYLDVLMRQQMVALAEDNLKNHERVFDQIRLRTEQGVGRQADFDQAEARLAQARNNLLTEQTNLEDSRANYQSITGKEPDTLVMPTKIVVPASLDAARSVMLENNPLLKQADADVEATRQQYEAAKSRFYPDVNVEVGRTMDNNIDGTRGHSQEWQAMLRMRYNLYNGGSDQATLTSYAYKMKEAQDVKNNAQRQLNEELRLAWNALKNARQQVPIAKDYADRSVKVRSAYQEQFSLGDRTLLDMLDSENEVFSAQRRYVELQFVDMFTTYRINARTGELLKSLNIQAPSAAQPLDQAQRSQTELPELK